A portion of the Sphaerochaeta pleomorpha str. Grapes genome contains these proteins:
- a CDS encoding alpha-amylase family glycosyl hydrolase produces the protein MIARDLRISIRTRTEMDFFLALFPSNSGLDGLYKQASELAHTYNSMVHKRQGKEYLSAGRLHATAVLHLIYQTVLSRYLEETEPDFFTRLTTLVSKNHATQDVLAFYVKEFPSPLLIEQEPPLTFYMEESLRGYFVHQVMIENPALVKAAKPFISPEGLSFPRASQALTALLGGYSQGAAQMTNSEEDIFSFLTHPAKLYPDSLTEQIQFISETWGDFLPFEMTQLLLRSIDYVQEEDKPHFFPGQDAGGKGTTEVPDYSIIMEEYEAFSADRNWMPNVVMIAKSSLVWLDQLSKSYGYPITTLSDIPDQELDRLHQQGFTALWLIGLWERSNASKKIKNLCGNPEAEASAYSLKNYEIANAIGGWPALENLRQRCAERNLRLASDMVPNHCGIDGDWVFEHSEYFIQQDTAPFPSYTYNGPNLSDNDHIEIKLEDHYYDRTDAAVTFRRKDLQTGKTSYIYHGNDGTSMPWNDTAQLDYLNAETREAVYQQIKHVAKNFQIIRFDAAMTLAKKHIQRLWYPTPGNGGDIAGRANFGLSDREFNERIPHEFWREVVDRLSEELPDTLLLAEAFWMMEGYFVRTLGMHRVYNSAFMNMLKNQENQKYRETIKNTISFEPEILKRFVNFMNNPDEDTAIAQFGDGDKYFGVCTLLSTMPGLPMYGHGQIEGYKEKYGMEYRRAYWDEKPNQNLIEEHRRRIFPLLKKRYLFSGIDYFQLFDLVDNSKVQESAFCYINGTENERAVVLFNNQYEAVEGWIKTSSPKMVKHNNGEKYTEEVSLAEAVGLTVGGRRYVLYESFPEKLTYLRPSLRVFDEGAQIHLNGYEVKIFLHIREVEDIDGTYGELYALLDGKGIANIEQEILALRLRPVFKVMEPLHSEQFSKLLVASIQGKATPQHERKLILTLAEVYTHLNAIVETLHPSAIKALPCLPLEINPSQMLAEIQRFTTLFKKGIESSYFCQGAAIMDEFPTIMAASMFLKPFIKETDSIADAMKASDQLLLQRFFSDFLSEAGFRDSQARKACHSAAILASASYVIADTENDPKKILGILLEDEALRTYANCNEYQGITWYKKEAMQEIIFLTALSMQVLKGKKDTSAFVRVLTEAETSAEYQLNKLLS, from the coding sequence CGACAGGGAAAAGAATACCTGTCAGCTGGAAGACTGCATGCAACTGCAGTTCTTCATCTAATCTACCAAACGGTATTGAGCAGATATCTTGAAGAGACCGAACCTGATTTCTTCACCCGACTGACAACGCTGGTTTCCAAAAACCATGCAACCCAGGATGTGCTGGCATTCTATGTAAAGGAATTCCCATCCCCTTTACTCATCGAGCAGGAGCCGCCCCTTACTTTTTACATGGAAGAATCCCTACGGGGTTACTTTGTGCACCAGGTAATGATAGAAAACCCCGCACTGGTAAAAGCGGCAAAGCCTTTTATCAGTCCTGAAGGTCTCTCGTTCCCCCGTGCATCCCAGGCCCTGACGGCCCTTCTTGGCGGTTATTCCCAAGGGGCTGCCCAGATGACTAACAGCGAAGAGGATATTTTCTCTTTTTTGACCCATCCTGCGAAACTCTATCCGGATTCGCTCACTGAACAGATCCAATTCATTTCAGAAACCTGGGGTGATTTCCTACCCTTCGAAATGACACAATTGCTTTTAAGGTCCATCGATTACGTACAGGAAGAGGATAAACCCCATTTCTTCCCAGGGCAGGACGCTGGAGGGAAAGGCACTACAGAAGTTCCCGACTATAGCATCATCATGGAGGAATACGAGGCTTTCTCCGCTGACCGGAACTGGATGCCGAATGTTGTCATGATTGCAAAAAGCTCGCTGGTTTGGCTCGACCAGCTATCCAAGTCGTATGGGTACCCAATTACTACCCTATCAGACATACCCGACCAGGAACTGGACCGGTTGCACCAGCAAGGATTCACGGCCTTGTGGCTGATCGGTCTCTGGGAGCGTAGCAATGCGTCCAAGAAAATCAAGAACCTTTGCGGAAACCCTGAGGCTGAGGCTTCAGCCTATTCCTTGAAAAACTATGAAATAGCCAACGCCATTGGGGGATGGCCTGCATTGGAAAACCTACGTCAGCGTTGTGCCGAGCGAAACCTCAGGCTTGCAAGTGACATGGTTCCCAACCATTGCGGTATCGATGGGGACTGGGTCTTTGAACACAGCGAATATTTCATTCAGCAAGATACCGCTCCCTTCCCTTCGTATACCTATAATGGGCCCAACCTTTCAGATAATGACCACATCGAGATCAAACTCGAAGACCATTACTATGATCGTACCGATGCTGCCGTGACGTTCCGCAGAAAAGACCTGCAAACAGGAAAAACCAGCTATATCTACCATGGTAATGACGGGACTTCGATGCCTTGGAATGACACTGCACAGCTCGATTACCTTAATGCTGAAACCAGAGAGGCTGTCTACCAACAAATCAAGCATGTAGCAAAAAACTTTCAGATCATTCGTTTCGATGCTGCCATGACCCTTGCAAAGAAGCATATACAGAGACTCTGGTACCCAACCCCTGGAAACGGCGGAGATATTGCAGGAAGGGCGAACTTTGGGCTTAGCGACAGAGAGTTCAATGAAAGGATTCCCCACGAATTCTGGCGAGAAGTCGTTGACAGATTGAGTGAAGAGCTCCCGGATACCTTGCTTTTAGCTGAGGCCTTCTGGATGATGGAAGGTTATTTTGTAAGAACCCTGGGAATGCATAGGGTCTACAACAGCGCATTTATGAATATGCTCAAGAACCAGGAAAACCAGAAATACAGGGAAACTATCAAAAATACCATTTCCTTTGAACCGGAAATACTGAAACGCTTCGTAAATTTCATGAACAACCCTGATGAAGATACTGCCATTGCCCAGTTCGGGGATGGAGATAAGTACTTCGGGGTATGTACGTTGTTGTCAACGATGCCAGGCCTTCCCATGTATGGCCATGGCCAAATCGAAGGCTACAAAGAAAAATATGGGATGGAATACCGCAGGGCCTATTGGGACGAGAAACCCAACCAGAACCTCATTGAAGAACATAGACGGAGAATTTTTCCTCTCTTGAAAAAGCGCTACCTGTTCAGCGGTATCGACTATTTCCAGTTATTTGACCTAGTCGACAATTCAAAAGTCCAGGAATCGGCCTTCTGCTATATCAACGGTACGGAAAACGAACGTGCAGTCGTGCTATTCAACAACCAATATGAAGCTGTCGAGGGGTGGATAAAAACCTCTTCCCCCAAAATGGTGAAACATAACAACGGGGAAAAATATACCGAAGAGGTTTCACTTGCTGAAGCTGTAGGGTTGACCGTTGGGGGACGGAGATATGTTTTATATGAATCCTTCCCAGAAAAACTCACCTACCTGAGACCCTCCCTAAGGGTTTTTGACGAGGGAGCACAGATTCATCTCAATGGCTACGAGGTCAAGATTTTCCTGCATATCAGGGAAGTGGAGGATATCGATGGAACCTACGGGGAACTCTATGCCTTGCTTGACGGAAAAGGAATCGCAAATATTGAACAGGAAATTCTGGCTCTTCGCCTGAGACCTGTTTTCAAAGTCATGGAACCTTTGCATAGCGAACAATTTTCAAAACTTTTGGTTGCCAGCATCCAAGGCAAAGCAACCCCCCAGCATGAAAGAAAGTTGATATTGACCCTTGCCGAGGTCTATACCCATCTCAATGCAATCGTTGAGACGCTGCATCCTTCCGCAATAAAGGCTCTGCCCTGTCTTCCCCTGGAAATAAACCCCTCACAAATGCTTGCAGAAATCCAACGGTTCACTACTCTCTTCAAGAAAGGGATCGAAAGTTCCTATTTTTGCCAGGGAGCCGCTATCATGGACGAGTTTCCGACGATTATGGCTGCATCGATGTTTCTCAAACCCTTCATTAAAGAAACTGACAGCATAGCTGATGCAATGAAAGCCAGCGACCAGCTGTTACTGCAGAGATTTTTCTCTGATTTCTTATCTGAGGCTGGATTTAGGGATTCACAGGCAAGAAAAGCCTGTCATAGTGCCGCAATCCTTGCCTCTGCAAGCTACGTTATCGCAGACACGGAAAACGACCCGAAAAAAATACTAGGGATATTACTGGAAGACGAAGCACTGAGAACGTACGCGAATTGCAATGAGTACCAAGGAATAACCTGGTACAAGAAGGAGGCAATGCAAGAGATTATTTTTCTAACGGCCCTGTCAATGCAGGTACTCAAAGGGAAAAAGGATACTTCAGCTTTTGTTCGGGTATTGACTGAAGCAGAAACCTCTGCCGAATACCAGCTCAACAAGTTGCTCAGTTAA